In Treponema vincentii, a single window of DNA contains:
- a CDS encoding MATE family efflux transporter, with translation MIAGQRNSDLTEGIIWKLLIIFTVPILVGNFFQHLYTTADAVIIGRFTGKEGLAAIDSVFSLLKLPVNLFSGLSAGSSILISQLYGAKKYGELSKTIHTALMLTLITGALLSVTGVLLSPALLVMMDVPADIFDATLLYVRIYFGDMLISLFYNIAAGILRAMGNAQTPFYALVVSSGINVILDIVFIGVFKWGIGGAAFATVLAQLCSAVILFVTLSKKSSLCPLHISQLKLYGSAAAAIAKLGIPIGLQSILFPIANMIIQARINGTGTEHIAAWALCGKLDFLIWISIEAMTTAVSTFVAQNYGAKKYDRVNTGIRTGLLIGVTVIGILSAILYFWCVPLGKLFIGAEDYGVLTTMERLMHLIAPFYTVFVFSETLSAAMYGIGETFKPMIITLLGICVFRILWIWCVVPLYPSIEVIVWAFPASWSLTTVAFIVAYLRLRRNI, from the coding sequence ATGATAGCCGGACAAAGAAATAGTGACCTGACGGAAGGAATTATCTGGAAATTACTGATTATATTTACCGTACCGATTTTGGTGGGGAATTTTTTTCAGCATTTATATACAACAGCCGATGCGGTGATTATCGGACGTTTTACCGGTAAAGAAGGTCTTGCAGCAATCGATTCCGTTTTCAGCTTGTTAAAATTACCGGTTAATCTGTTCAGCGGATTATCGGCAGGCTCCTCAATTTTAATTTCACAGCTATACGGGGCAAAAAAATACGGCGAGCTGTCAAAAACAATACACACGGCGCTGATGCTTACGCTCATTACCGGAGCGCTTTTATCGGTTACCGGAGTGTTATTATCTCCCGCGCTGCTGGTAATGATGGACGTTCCCGCCGATATTTTTGATGCAACATTGCTCTATGTCCGGATATACTTCGGCGATATGCTGATCTCGCTTTTTTATAATATTGCTGCAGGAATTTTACGGGCAATGGGAAATGCACAAACGCCGTTTTATGCGTTGGTGGTTTCAAGCGGAATAAATGTTATACTCGACATTGTATTTATCGGTGTGTTCAAGTGGGGGATCGGCGGGGCAGCTTTCGCAACCGTGCTTGCACAATTATGCAGCGCAGTAATTCTTTTCGTTACTCTTTCAAAAAAAAGCAGCTTATGCCCGCTGCATATTTCACAGCTGAAATTGTATGGCTCTGCGGCTGCGGCTATTGCAAAACTGGGTATCCCGATAGGATTGCAATCAATACTTTTCCCGATAGCTAATATGATCATTCAAGCGCGGATAAACGGTACCGGTACGGAACATATTGCTGCATGGGCGTTATGCGGGAAATTGGATTTTCTGATTTGGATTTCGATTGAAGCAATGACAACCGCTGTTTCTACGTTTGTCGCACAAAACTACGGGGCGAAAAAATACGATAGGGTAAATACCGGGATCCGTACCGGGTTATTGATAGGGGTAACGGTCATCGGGATATTAAGTGCAATCCTGTATTTTTGGTGTGTGCCGTTGGGAAAGCTCTTTATCGGCGCCGAAGATTACGGTGTTCTTACCACTATGGAGCGGCTGATGCACTTGATTGCGCCCTTTTATACGGTATTCGTATTTTCGGAGACTTTGTCTGCAGCAATGTACGGAATCGGCGAAACATTTAAACCGATGATTATTACGCTACTTGGAATCTGTGTTTTTCGAATACTGTGGATATGGTGTGTCGTACCGCTGTATCCTTCGATTGAAGTAATCGTGTGGGCGTTTCCTGCATCTTGGAGTTTAACTACTGTCGCATTTATTGTTGCATATCTGCGATTGCGGAGAAATATATGA
- a CDS encoding NAD-dependent epimerase/dehydratase family protein, which produces MKIIFITGVSGTMGSEALKQIAQTGAFRCRVLLRPKKANIKLAKKLQKNENIEVLFGDIQNCEDCLVGVKDADYVLHCAAIIPPAADHNHDAAFRTNWLGTQNLLNAVVESRQIEKTKFVYIGTVAEYGNRTFKHPWGRVGDPLLPSAFDMYAASKVKAERAVIESPLCWVSLRQSGILYDEVLFHNMNDGLMFHTCWNTPIEWATARTSGLLLKNLVEKDTNGTLKPDFWRKVYNIGNGKDARVTGFETLDRGFKMMGRSAEEIFRPEWNASRNFHCMWFADSHILNSYLDFQHEGFEAFFSKLEKKLWYFKLGKPFPRLVQRFSIMPLLKTNNAPVFWVTHNLKKRVDAFFGSLDAYNAIPRSWEKFPLLCKNQNPETGAELDYAALKDEALLAANNMLLNHGYDETKKPDELDIEDMQQAAAFRGGKCNSTTMTRGDMYRPLQWQCHNGHHFSATPYLVLKTGHWCPECCSVPPWNFGELAKHIPFYAQVWYDDHTSDETESYSAEDARDIFAYEAGSSNIQRG; this is translated from the coding sequence ATGAAAATTATTTTTATTACCGGTGTGTCCGGAACGATGGGATCCGAAGCATTAAAACAGATTGCTCAAACGGGAGCATTCCGTTGTCGTGTTCTATTACGACCTAAAAAGGCGAATATAAAGCTGGCAAAAAAGCTTCAGAAAAACGAAAACATTGAAGTGTTGTTCGGTGATATACAAAACTGCGAAGACTGTCTTGTCGGCGTAAAAGATGCAGACTATGTGCTTCACTGCGCAGCGATTATTCCTCCGGCAGCCGACCACAATCATGATGCTGCATTCCGTACGAATTGGCTTGGAACTCAAAACCTGCTGAATGCTGTGGTAGAAAGCAGGCAAATCGAAAAGACAAAATTCGTTTACATAGGCACCGTTGCGGAATACGGCAACAGAACATTCAAACATCCGTGGGGACGAGTCGGCGATCCGCTTTTGCCGAGTGCATTTGATATGTATGCGGCAAGCAAAGTAAAGGCCGAGCGTGCGGTTATTGAATCGCCTTTATGCTGGGTATCGCTTCGGCAAAGCGGTATCTTATATGATGAAGTGCTATTCCATAATATGAATGATGGGTTGATGTTTCATACGTGCTGGAATACGCCGATAGAATGGGCAACTGCGCGTACCTCCGGGCTGCTTTTGAAAAATCTGGTCGAAAAAGATACCAACGGAACACTCAAGCCGGATTTTTGGAGAAAGGTATACAATATTGGCAATGGAAAAGATGCCCGTGTTACCGGTTTTGAAACACTTGACCGCGGTTTTAAAATGATGGGGCGGAGTGCCGAGGAAATTTTCCGCCCCGAATGGAATGCAAGCCGCAATTTCCATTGTATGTGGTTTGCTGATTCTCATATATTAAACAGCTATCTTGATTTTCAACATGAAGGGTTTGAAGCGTTTTTTTCAAAGCTTGAAAAAAAATTGTGGTATTTTAAATTGGGAAAACCGTTCCCGCGTCTTGTTCAGCGTTTTTCGATTATGCCGCTGCTGAAAACAAATAATGCTCCGGTCTTTTGGGTTACGCACAATCTGAAAAAAAGAGTTGATGCCTTTTTCGGATCGCTGGATGCATATAATGCAATCCCTCGCAGCTGGGAAAAATTTCCGTTATTGTGCAAAAATCAAAACCCTGAAACCGGTGCTGAGTTAGATTACGCGGCATTAAAAGACGAAGCATTGCTTGCGGCAAACAATATGCTTTTAAATCACGGCTATGATGAAACAAAGAAGCCGGATGAACTTGATATTGAAGATATGCAGCAGGCAGCAGCTTTCAGGGGCGGCAAGTGCAACAGTACAACGATGACCCGCGGCGATATGTACCGTCCGCTGCAATGGCAGTGCCATAATGGTCATCATTTTTCGGCGACTCCGTATTTGGTGCTTAAAACAGGCCATTGGTGTCCCGAATGCTGCAGTGTGCCGCCGTGGAATTTCGGAGAGCTTGCAAAACACATTCCGTTTTATGCGCAAGTATGGTACGACGACCACACGAGTGATGAAACGGAATCGTATTCGGCAGAGGATGCCCGCGATATATTCGCCTACGAAGCAGGTTCCTCTAATATACAAAGGGGATGA
- a CDS encoding DUF1295 domain-containing protein: MLYSVYCTVEITMLALGLMCFIALYFIPAGYGKLINKKWGFSFNNKAAWMLMECPTLIVMISLLSILDYAHKPVRIVLVSFFLAHYIQRTLIFPMLLKGNSKMPLSIVSMGMLFNMVNAFLIGLWIFYFSPAEMYSVRWFADPRFILGAILFCAGMFINIQSDSYIRSLRLNGDSKHYYPCKGMYRYVTSANYFGELVEWLGFAVLTWSSAGFLFLFWTACNLVPRSHALYKKYAQDFPDEFARYKPKRIIPFVY, encoded by the coding sequence ATGTTATATTCTGTATATTGTACTGTTGAAATTACAATGCTTGCGTTAGGGTTGATGTGTTTTATTGCCTTGTATTTTATCCCGGCAGGGTACGGGAAGCTGATCAATAAAAAATGGGGCTTCAGTTTTAACAATAAAGCTGCATGGATGCTGATGGAGTGTCCCACCCTTATCGTTATGATTTCTTTACTATCAATACTCGACTATGCACATAAACCGGTGCGGATAGTACTTGTGTCTTTTTTCCTTGCACACTACATTCAGCGCACGCTGATTTTCCCGATGCTACTCAAGGGAAACAGTAAAATGCCGCTTAGCATAGTATCAATGGGGATGCTCTTTAATATGGTCAATGCGTTTTTAATCGGTTTATGGATTTTTTATTTTTCTCCTGCGGAGATGTATAGCGTGCGCTGGTTTGCCGATCCCCGTTTTATCCTCGGCGCAATTTTATTTTGTGCCGGTATGTTTATCAATATACAATCCGATTCCTATATTCGTTCGCTGAGATTAAATGGAGACAGCAAGCACTACTATCCGTGTAAGGGAATGTACCGCTACGTTACCAGCGCAAACTACTTCGGTGAATTGGTGGAATGGCTCGGCTTCGCCGTTTTAACATGGTCATCCGCCGGTTTCCTGTTTTTATTTTGGACGGCTTGTAACTTAGTACCGCGGTCTCATGCCTTGTATAAAAAATATGCGCAAGACTTTCCCGACGAATTTGCCCGCTATAAACCGAAGCGTATCATCCCCTTTGTATATTAG
- the nth gene encoding endonuclease III, translating into MDPTIRLLPADAVYTVYERLRQENPDPRSELHWKNVYTLLVAVVLSAQATDVGVNKATAPLLEKVDTPEQMVALGEEGLKGYINSINLYPTKAKRIIALSKILIDQYHSEVPHDRAALESLPGVGRKTANVVLNVGFGEPAIAVDTHILRTAPRIGLSNGTTPLEVEQDLMRITPEEFLLDAHHWILLHGRYVCKARNPDCAGCNLNDICLKNGVGE; encoded by the coding sequence ATGGATCCTACGATACGATTGCTTCCCGCCGATGCGGTGTACACTGTGTATGAGCGGCTGCGGCAAGAGAACCCTGATCCGCGGAGCGAGCTGCATTGGAAAAATGTCTATACGCTGCTTGTTGCCGTGGTGCTTTCGGCACAGGCAACCGATGTCGGGGTAAATAAAGCGACTGCGCCTCTTTTGGAAAAAGTCGACACGCCGGAACAAATGGTTGCGCTCGGTGAAGAAGGACTGAAGGGTTATATCAATTCCATCAACTTATACCCGACAAAGGCAAAGCGGATTATCGCGCTTAGTAAAATTTTGATAGACCAATATCATTCTGAGGTACCGCATGATCGAGCCGCATTGGAAAGTCTTCCGGGTGTCGGCCGGAAAACAGCGAATGTTGTGTTGAACGTAGGGTTCGGTGAACCCGCAATAGCGGTCGACACACACATCCTACGAACGGCGCCCCGTATCGGACTGTCTAACGGGACAACTCCGCTGGAAGTAGAACAAGATTTGATGCGCATAACACCCGAAGAATTTTTGCTGGACGCTCATCATTGGATACTGTTGCACGGCAGATATGTCTGTAAAGCGCGAAATCCTGATTGTGCCGGATGTAATCTTAATGATATATGCTTAAAAAACGGGGTAGGGGAGTAG
- a CDS encoding metallophosphoesterase family protein, translated as MKILVTADIHANMEALNAVLDSVEGQYGGFISLGDMVGYGPDPEACIQQIKELKRHIRPCILLAGNHEAGLLKRLPSSWFGENAHRSLKKTAQLISWKSRFFLAGLHPL; from the coding sequence ATGAAGATACTGGTAACGGCCGATATCCATGCAAACATGGAAGCACTCAACGCTGTGCTGGATTCCGTCGAAGGGCAGTATGGCGGCTTTATCTCGCTTGGCGATATGGTCGGCTACGGTCCCGATCCCGAAGCGTGCATACAGCAAATAAAAGAATTGAAAAGACACATCCGTCCATGTATTCTTCTGGCGGGTAATCACGAAGCGGGATTATTAAAGCGACTCCCGAGCAGCTGGTTCGGTGAAAACGCACACCGATCGCTAAAAAAGACTGCACAGCTTATCTCGTGGAAAAGCCGATTCTTTTTGGCAGGGCTGCACCCTCTCTAA
- a CDS encoding hemerythrin domain-containing protein has product MDMDLYITKHRVMQDYLRQLTNLVNGTIDKANAPLIAELINKTTGVLNMHLASEDHFVYPKLLESSDEKIRSITRSYMNEMTGIADSYLAFHKKFNTPSKILADIDEFKRTFKKVRDALLMRMDREEKELYTFTV; this is encoded by the coding sequence ATGGACATGGATTTATACATAACAAAGCATCGGGTCATGCAAGATTACCTTCGCCAGCTAACCAACCTTGTAAACGGTACTATAGACAAGGCAAATGCTCCATTAATTGCAGAGCTTATTAATAAAACAACGGGTGTATTGAATATGCACCTTGCCTCCGAGGATCATTTTGTTTATCCAAAATTATTGGAGAGCAGCGATGAGAAAATTCGATCAATTACCCGATCATATATGAATGAAATGACCGGCATAGCGGATTCGTATCTCGCCTTTCATAAAAAATTCAACACGCCGTCAAAAATACTTGCGGATATCGATGAATTTAAGCGGACTTTCAAAAAAGTTCGGGATGCATTATTGATGCGTATGGATCGCGAAGAAAAAGAACTGTATACGTTTACTGTTTAA
- a CDS encoding formylglycine-generating enzyme family protein encodes MNTKKEKSGKLLGLAAAVLLTAVLVFTGCPNAAGGNSGGSITPPASAGSYNAATGKGVVGGVEFTMKGIAAVTNGNLGHIDESDNGVHTVSLTAYRIGETEVTQELWQAVMSNNPSYYDGTSGKEPVSGETQEKRPVESVDWYECIAFCNELTKKVAGLGESECLYYSDAGYTNVYTKEDAGAKKEVYLYTDMNKKGFRLPTEAEWEWAAMGGKDYKWSGTNVESELKDYAWYRANSNNQTHEVRKQTANGYGLYDMSGNVWEWCWDWYSNTTPAGGHDPTGPAAPGADRVDRGGSWDGYAGDAARAYRGISNPGSRRSIRGLRLVSRP; translated from the coding sequence ATGAATACTAAAAAGGAAAAGAGCGGAAAGCTCTTAGGTTTAGCAGCGGCAGTGCTGCTTACAGCAGTGTTAGTGTTTACCGGCTGTCCCAATGCCGCGGGTGGTAACAGCGGAGGCAGTATCACACCGCCTGCATCTGCCGGTAGTTATAATGCAGCGACCGGTAAGGGTGTAGTAGGCGGCGTAGAGTTTACGATGAAAGGGATTGCAGCGGTAACAAACGGAAACCTTGGGCACATCGATGAGAGTGATAACGGAGTGCATACGGTAAGCCTTACTGCCTACCGGATAGGCGAAACGGAAGTAACGCAGGAGCTGTGGCAGGCTGTGATGAGCAATAATCCGAGTTATTATGACGGCACTTCCGGTAAAGAACCTGTATCCGGCGAAACGCAAGAAAAGCGACCGGTGGAAAGCGTGGACTGGTATGAGTGTATAGCGTTCTGCAATGAGCTTACCAAGAAGGTAGCGGGGTTAGGAGAGAGTGAATGTCTGTACTATAGTGATGCAGGTTATACGAACGTGTATACAAAAGAAGATGCAGGTGCAAAAAAAGAGGTGTATTTGTATACAGACATGAATAAAAAAGGGTTCCGGTTACCGACGGAAGCGGAATGGGAATGGGCAGCTATGGGCGGAAAAGACTATAAATGGTCTGGAACAAATGTCGAAAGCGAACTTAAAGACTATGCGTGGTACAGGGCTAATAGTAATAATCAAACGCATGAAGTAAGGAAGCAGACTGCGAACGGATACGGCTTATACGACATGAGCGGGAACGTATGGGAATGGTGCTGGGACTGGTATAGCAACACTACGCCTGCGGGCGGGCATGACCCGACTGGCCCTGCTGCTCCCGGTGCTGACCGCGTCGATCGCGGCGGCAGCTGGGACGGCTATGCAGGCGACGCCGCTCGTGCGTATCGGGGCATCAGCAATCCCGGCAGCCGCCGCAGCATTCGTGGCTTGCGGCTGGTCTCGCGTCCCTAG
- the tig gene encoding trigger factor encodes MNFTKEFTPIEKSRMKLSITVKQDEVQNRYALLTKKYAKQLQIPGFRKGKVPVKILEQKFGDTLRAETYDEVIQNVLEEVFEAADKYSRPLPYSQPELDGTPDFKLDSDLVFTVLYDVLPKVEISKVEGFTVSVPEVAVTDADIEKELELIRERNALVIDCGDNDTVQKDNIVTINYVQLDDADAEIESSKRNDFVFTVGKGQFHYGVDDELIGMKKGEEKVITKTYPTGYADKELAGKTIKLKVTVTALKRKDLPAIDDDLAQDVSEKYKTLADLKADISKNLTRQVEDVLERKKTDNLLKQMAEANPIELPESMIKAELEGRWAMLAQRLGMSPDNLEKLTGGVNGKFSKESAMAEWRAEAELRLKTRVIVEKLMEEREIAASPEDVEAEYASIAERTGASTADVKKHYEGSPREKEYLIDDIKEKKLYAQLFEKSTVKPGEKLTVEQLLGEGAADVGTDA; translated from the coding sequence ATGAATTTTACGAAAGAATTTACCCCTATCGAAAAGTCTCGGATGAAACTTTCGATTACCGTTAAACAGGATGAGGTGCAAAACCGATATGCGCTTTTAACGAAAAAATATGCGAAACAGCTCCAGATACCGGGCTTTCGTAAAGGCAAAGTACCGGTAAAAATCCTTGAACAGAAATTCGGTGATACGCTACGTGCCGAAACGTATGACGAAGTAATTCAGAATGTATTGGAAGAAGTGTTTGAAGCTGCGGATAAATATTCACGGCCGTTGCCGTATTCGCAGCCTGAACTTGATGGCACACCCGATTTCAAACTCGACTCCGACTTGGTGTTTACCGTTCTGTATGATGTACTTCCTAAAGTAGAAATCTCCAAGGTAGAAGGTTTTACAGTGTCCGTGCCTGAGGTAGCCGTTACCGATGCCGATATCGAAAAAGAATTGGAGCTGATACGGGAACGTAATGCACTTGTTATCGATTGTGGCGATAACGACACCGTGCAAAAAGATAATATCGTAACCATTAATTACGTGCAGCTTGATGATGCCGATGCGGAAATCGAAAGTTCAAAACGCAACGATTTTGTATTTACCGTCGGCAAGGGGCAGTTCCATTACGGCGTAGACGATGAGCTTATCGGTATGAAGAAAGGCGAAGAAAAGGTTATCACCAAGACATACCCTACCGGATATGCCGACAAAGAGCTTGCAGGGAAGACAATCAAGTTAAAGGTTACCGTTACCGCGTTGAAGCGCAAAGACTTGCCTGCTATCGACGATGATCTTGCGCAGGATGTAAGCGAAAAATACAAGACGCTTGCCGACTTAAAAGCCGACATATCGAAAAACCTTACACGTCAGGTAGAAGATGTTTTGGAGCGGAAAAAGACCGACAACCTGCTTAAACAGATGGCGGAAGCTAATCCCATTGAACTGCCTGAATCTATGATTAAGGCGGAACTTGAAGGCCGATGGGCTATGCTGGCACAGCGGTTAGGTATGTCGCCCGACAACTTGGAAAAACTGACGGGCGGTGTAAACGGTAAGTTTTCTAAGGAATCTGCGATGGCTGAATGGCGAGCAGAGGCGGAGCTGCGGCTTAAGACCCGCGTCATTGTCGAAAAATTGATGGAAGAACGGGAAATCGCTGCCTCACCGGAAGATGTTGAAGCGGAATATGCTTCGATAGCCGAACGTACAGGAGCTTCAACGGCGGATGTTAAAAAGCATTATGAGGGTAGTCCCCGCGAAAAAGAATATTTAATCGATGATATTAAAGAGAAAAAACTCTACGCACAGCTTTTTGAGAAATCAACGGTAAAACCGGGCGAAAAGCTGACGGTGGAACAATTACTTGGAGAGGGAGCTGCCGATGTCGGAACAGATGCATAG
- the clpP gene encoding ATP-dependent Clp endopeptidase proteolytic subunit ClpP, translating into MSEQMHSLVPYVIEQTGNGERSYDIFSRLLKDRIIFVDGEITDATADLVVAQLLFLESQNPDKDISLYINSPGGSVTAGLAVYDTMQHIHPHVQTICLGQAASMAAVLLAGGSKGKRFALPSSRVMIHQPWGGAQGQASDITIQAREILRLKKLIIQYCAHHTGKTEKTVAEDMERDFFMSAQEACEYGIVDMVMDRRKNA; encoded by the coding sequence ATGTCGGAACAGATGCATAGCCTTGTTCCCTATGTTATTGAGCAGACAGGAAACGGGGAACGCAGCTACGATATTTTTTCGCGCCTGTTAAAAGACCGTATTATCTTTGTCGACGGTGAGATAACCGATGCAACCGCCGATTTGGTTGTTGCACAATTGCTTTTTCTGGAGTCCCAGAATCCCGACAAAGATATCAGTCTTTATATCAACAGCCCCGGAGGTTCGGTAACGGCGGGACTTGCCGTTTACGATACGATGCAGCATATTCATCCTCATGTGCAGACCATCTGTCTCGGACAGGCTGCAAGTATGGCTGCCGTACTTTTGGCAGGTGGAAGCAAAGGGAAACGCTTTGCACTACCTTCCTCTCGCGTGATGATCCACCAACCGTGGGGCGGCGCACAGGGGCAAGCCAGTGATATTACCATACAGGCACGGGAAATACTCCGGTTAAAAAAACTGATTATTCAATACTGTGCCCATCATACCGGGAAAACGGAAAAGACAGTTGCCGAGGATATGGAGCGGGATTTTTTTATGTCTGCGCAGGAGGCTTGCGAATACGGCATTGTCGATATGGTCATGGATAGGAGAAAAAATGCCTAA
- the clpX gene encoding ATP-dependent Clp protease ATP-binding subunit ClpX, whose translation MPKLRSDPSLVCSFCGKREDAGRKIVPVPGVAICDHCIQLCKEYLAAYKMAMPLQLSGDIPTPMELKAYLDEYVIGQEKAKRVLSVAVYNHYKRIMHPPIDRNAVVIEKSNVLLIGSTGSGKTLLARTLAQKMKVPFAIADATTLTEAGYVGEDVENILLKLIQNADGDIARAERGIIFIDEIDKIARKSENVSITRDVSGEGVQQALLKIVEGTVASVPPQGGRKHPNQDMLKIDTSNILFICGGAFVGLDAIIQTRVAENPMGFGADVRSAKEKNLQELYDKLIPDDLVKFGIIPELIGRLPISVSLNDLKLADLRRILVEPKNAIIKQFQESFKLDNVKLTFDDAALDAISQQALDQNTGARGLRSIVEKLMLDAMFEAPSMKGQKSLHITKKVIEETEKPELKLISEKTA comes from the coding sequence ATGCCTAAATTAAGAAGTGATCCTTCTTTGGTTTGCTCTTTCTGCGGAAAGCGTGAGGATGCAGGCCGTAAAATTGTCCCCGTTCCGGGAGTTGCCATCTGCGATCATTGTATCCAGCTTTGCAAAGAATATTTGGCCGCCTATAAGATGGCAATGCCTTTACAGCTTTCGGGGGATATTCCGACGCCGATGGAATTAAAGGCCTATCTTGATGAATATGTCATCGGGCAAGAGAAAGCCAAGCGAGTTTTATCTGTTGCCGTTTATAATCATTATAAGCGAATTATGCATCCTCCTATAGATCGGAATGCTGTTGTTATTGAAAAATCCAATGTTTTACTGATAGGCTCGACCGGTTCGGGAAAAACGCTGCTGGCGCGGACGCTTGCACAAAAGATGAAGGTGCCCTTCGCTATCGCAGACGCGACTACTTTAACCGAGGCCGGTTATGTCGGAGAAGATGTCGAAAATATCCTTTTAAAGCTTATCCAGAATGCTGATGGCGATATTGCCCGTGCAGAACGAGGTATTATCTTTATTGATGAAATTGATAAGATTGCGCGGAAAAGTGAAAACGTGTCGATTACCCGTGATGTTTCAGGCGAAGGCGTCCAGCAGGCTCTGCTAAAAATTGTCGAGGGAACCGTTGCTTCGGTGCCTCCGCAAGGTGGCCGTAAGCACCCTAATCAGGATATGCTGAAGATTGATACATCCAATATTCTGTTTATCTGCGGTGGCGCTTTTGTCGGGCTTGATGCAATTATTCAGACGCGAGTTGCAGAGAATCCTATGGGCTTTGGTGCGGATGTACGGTCTGCAAAAGAAAAAAATTTGCAGGAATTATATGACAAGCTCATTCCCGACGATTTGGTAAAGTTCGGTATTATTCCCGAATTGATCGGACGGCTTCCCATCAGTGTCTCGCTTAACGATTTAAAACTTGCAGATTTGCGCCGTATTCTTGTTGAACCTAAGAACGCGATTATCAAACAGTTCCAAGAATCGTTTAAGCTTGATAATGTTAAACTGACTTTTGATGATGCCGCACTTGACGCTATTTCGCAACAAGCGCTGGATCAAAATACCGGTGCACGAGGTCTCCGTTCTATCGTAGAAAAACTGATGCTTGATGCAATGTTTGAAGCGCCTTCAATGAAAGGCCAAAAATCCTTGCATATCACAAAGAAGGTTATTGAAGAAACGGAAAAGCCTGAGTTAAAGCTGATCTCGGAAAAAACGGCATAG